The Pararge aegeria chromosome 8, ilParAegt1.1, whole genome shotgun sequence genome window below encodes:
- the LOC120625642 gene encoding carbohydrate sulfotransferase 11, whose translation MVLPTKRFRARMITKAFPCLRCGAKTVTFLFWATLYVVVMKMTILKSSGPTTVKDWSVPDNYTKWLLQGPVLGDDEELDSSNNDWLEPDNATIIELEQRVEKVQEVCHLRSLPTQIINSKEFFVDHAHNIVWCNIFKAASTSWLYNFNILGGYDKKFLARTRHTPLMLARKKYPRPSEEELKDAVNTPGVISLLVVREPFVRLLSAYRDKLENITPPYYRKLARAIVAAHREAALKVLGPIKSFGPTFYEFVSYLIKNYASGEVTLDEHWAPYYKFCTPCAANFTVIAKVETLSRDSAFVVQQLGLGHILGRRVRNRRMRLRTVMNKSRDGKNTSALLKYYFGQLDEQMLDKLLQIYGIDFEMFGYKSDIYRRYVRK comes from the exons ATGGTACTCCCGACGAAAAGATTCCGTGCGCGGATGATAACAAAGGCATTCCCCTGCCTGAGATGTGGCGCCAAGACTGTGACCTTTCTGTTCTGGGCGACTCTTTATGTGGTTGTGATGAAGATGACGATATTGAAAAGCAGTGGGCCAACTACAGTGAAGGATTGGTCTGTACCTGACAATTACACCAAGTGGCTG ttgCAGGGTCCAGTTTTAGGCGACGATGAAGAATTAGACTCGTCTAATAATGACTGGCTCGAGCCAGACAACGCAACCATTATTGAATTAGAACAGAGAGTTGAAAAAGTTCAGGAAGTTTGTCACTTACGGTCCCTTCCCACGCAGATTATAAACAGCAAGGAATTCTTCGTCGACCATGCTCATAATATTGTTTGGTGTAATATATTCAAAGCCGCTAGTACTTCTTGGttatataatttcaatatattaG GAGGTTATGACAAGAAGTTTTTGGCTCGGACGAGGCACACGCCCTTGATGTTGGCTCGAAAGAAATATCCAAGGCCGAGTGAAGAGGAACTAAAGGACGCTGTAAATACACCAGGTGTTATATCCCTTTTGGTAGTGCGCGAACCGTTCGTTCGATTACTTTCTGCTTATAGGGACAAGCTTGAAAATATAACACCGCCATACTATAGAAAACTTGCAAGAGCAATAGTGGCAGCACATAGAGAGGCCGCTTTGAAGGTTTTGGGACCAATCAAATCCTTTGGCCCGACGTTTTACGAATTCGTATCTTACCTTATTAAAAACTACGCGTCTGGGGAGGTTACCCTAGACGAACACTGGGCGCCATATTACAAATTTTGCACACCATGTGCAGCAAATTTTACAGTAATAGCTAAAGTTGAAACTTTGTCTAGAGATTCGGCATTCGTCGTACAACAGTTAGGACTTGGTCATATATTGGGCAGGAGAGTCCGAAATCGTAGAATGCGGCTGCGCACAGTGATGAATAAATCACGCGATGGGAAGAATACTTCCGCtttgttgaaatattatttcggacAGCTCGACGAGCAAATGTTAGACAAACTATTGCAAATATATGGTATAGATTTCGAAATGTTCGGTTACAAATCAGATATTTATCGACGTTacgtaagaaaataa